The genomic DNA TTTAAAATAGCAAAATCGTAATGGCCTGtctattttgaagaaactcTATTTAGTCAACACCTGCAGCAAATTCTCCTGTCTCCAACGAACGCAAAGTTATCCAACTAGCACAAACTCAAACTATAGACGTATAGCAAGTAATTCATCCTCGTATCAGTACCCTatttatttgaattttttagaATTACAAATAGCTACCACTTGCATTAACGAAATCATTTTTAGAGAAACCGAgcgaaattgaaatattatTCATCCTTAGAAAGATTTAATTCATGAGGTAATTTCAGTATTTCCCTAAGAGGAGACGATGAAGCGCGTTCTTGTTCACCGTTGCCGGCCCGTTATGAACATGTTCTGTATGGTTGTGGTAGTAGTAAAGTGCAACGGTGAGTTCGACAAGCGATTTAGGATAATTTGGACCCAAAACGGATAGGAACGGATAAGGTCATTTCTAAGCCACCCACCACACCTTGAAGTCCGATCAGTGCAAATTTTGCGACCTTTGTCGTAATTGTATAATGCTCATATGTGCGCAAATGATAAAGGAACATTCTTCGTCTGCTGTGACTGTAAAGAGAACGACCTGATTTGAAAACCGTAGATAGCCATACGCATACGCACCTATACGGTGGCTGCTGAATCAAGGGATCAACTCATCTTGACCGAAGGCAGGTACATTGCATCTGCTTTTGTGAGGTTGATTTACGTCATCAGACCCTTGAACAGTTTCCTTcatatcatcaatatcattagTAATGGAAGAGCTGGCATATTCCGGTGTACCGGAACACCTCAATTGAAAGGAGTTAGATTCCATTATTGACAGATCTTCTTGTGTTACAGCGTTAACcgtgaattttttcaatgatgtATATCTCTTATTACCATAATTTTGGTCAACTGCGAACACAACAGCACGAACTCGTGTCTTCAGTTGAATGAACCATGATGGTAGCGGTAGAACTTGTCGTATCTTAGTGTCGGTTAGACTATACGGATACTGTCCTATCCTGATAAATTGGCTATCAAGACTTAGTTTCTGGCCttgattgaatttttggGCTAATGCTATGATTTTGCGTGCATCAACGTTGCCATTCGTTTTTGCGATCTTCACATATACCGATATGAGTTTCGGTGCGGAGTTCATAGCATGTAGATTATTATTGAAACGACCATGCATGTAGGATAGACGTGTTAAATATATAGCTTCTTGGAAGCGTATTGCCCATGAACACTTTTGAGGTTCACCACATTGCCAATAAGTTGAAGGTCCATATTTGGAATCCTGCAAGAGTTCAATTGGACTTACTCCTGTACCTTGATTCCAGGTTTTTGAGGTCAAATGATTTAACAGTTTTGTCCCCTGTGCGAACGTGGCAAAATCCAGGTTGTCTTCCCACTGGTGCTCGTTGGTATTGTAGATTTGATTAATTAACTTTTTCAAGAGTATACTGGAATACTGTCTTGGGATGACATTCTGCTCGCTATACTCTTTAGGCCTCTCCTTCTGCCATTGATCCAATCTGGAGGCCATTTCCTGCCATATTTCTTGTTTACTGATTTGCAAATTCCTATTGAGTTCTCTTATGAAATAATCTTTATCAATATATTGAAACTGATCAGctaaaatttctttaacGTACAGATTCAAATCATACTGCAATGTGGAATTATCGGGACGCGCGTTAGAGTGCTGCATCAAACTTGCTATTAGATTTTGTAGATAGTCATTCATCTCTGGTATCACTAACATCGTTGAACTATTATTCATTATCACAGGAATTTCCTGCGGCAGGTGCGATTCTAATTCCTTTGCTAGTTCGGCCTGCCATTCTGTAATGTTATCCATTGTAAAAATGGAACTGGATTTTCGTTCCCACTTAGATAAGGATAAGGAGAGCTGATTGACTTTATTGGTGAGCGACTccaattgattttttaaaCTGGCAACATTGGATGGCAAAAGCtctctgatttttttctcaaattgGTTGATTATGACTTTTATAGTTTTTTCCAGATCTGATCTTGATTTCTGATCCCGATGATCTATTTCACTATAAAGATGGTTGATCTGCTTTTGCAAGGCAGGCATAGTAGACGCGCTTCTCACAGATGATTGACCTGAAGTTGACGGCATAACTGCATTGAAGAGCGGCCCTATACATAGTAGccccaaaaaaaaaagtgcGATCAATATCATCCTTTTCGAACTGCTACTCcactcttcttcatcattgcCATCATCACGATAATCATCGTAATATTCTGAATCTTCATCAGTCGCCACAATGCTTTCCCCATCCTTCTCCCTGTCctcatcttcctcatcatcttcataaAAACTTTTGTCAGCCTCACTGGAGTAGTCCTGATCTAGTGTGCTGTTATCATCAAGCCACGCGTCCCCATGTACATCCTTGTCCACTACATTCTGTGTACCCAAGCTCTCGCCAAGTTCTGCGTCATTCAAAATCGATCgcttgaattttttgtagtaactattattttcatcgtcatcaccATCCTCTATCATACCCATCTCAAAGTCTTCCATGTTGTCAGCAGCGCTGCCAGCCGCCATTGAATTCGCTCTGCTCATCTTCTCCATCAGCAAATCGGCATATGCAGTCTTCAAGCTTTTGTTATAAACTGCCTTTTCATAGCCATGGTATTGATGAGGGCTTTGAGAGCTCATATTGTCTGAGATGTCCTTTGCATCCATCTGAACAGTTGCTTGATCTTTTTAGAGGCAGAGGGCTCTTCTATCAATGTTTCGTGTTGCGCGTTTTAGCGCTGTTAACACACTAAAGAGCTGCAAAAACTAGGTGgaaaatgctgaaaaaatcCACCAAAAATACTTGTGGTACTACCTAAGAGTAATTAAGCTGTTTTGAACGGTTCACGGACTCAGAGTAGGCTTCACCTGCTTCACAATCACTAGTTTTTACCCAGGATATCGTTATAGTTCCCTTTTTTGTCCGAATTTGTGTGTtgttttgaagtttttggtTCTTCGGACATAAAAATGAtcgctgaaaaaaaagatgaaaattgaaaagtcgACGAATAAGAGAGCGAAAGAAGCTTTCACAATAACGTCTTTCCAATTAggattgttgaaaaagatcGGCCTTTCAATTGCAGATTTATCAAGGTTTGGTTTGGGAGGGATTGAGTATACAT from Zygotorulaspora mrakii chromosome 7, complete sequence includes the following:
- the MPS3 gene encoding Mps3p (similar to Saccharomyces cerevisiae MPS3 (YJL019W); ancestral locus Anc_5.165), producing the protein MDAKDISDNMSSQSPHQYHGYEKAVYNKSLKTAYADLLMEKMSRANSMAAGSAADNMEDFEMGMIEDGDDDENNSYYKKFKRSILNDAELGESLGTQNVVDKDVHGDAWLDDNSTLDQDYSSEADKSFYEDDEEDEDREKDGESIVATDEDSEYYDDYRDDGNDEEEWSSSSKRMILIALFFLGLLCIGPLFNAVMPSTSGQSSVRSASTMPALQKQINHLYSEIDHRDQKSRSDLEKTIKVIINQFEKKIRELLPSNVASLKNQLESLTNKVNQLSLSLSKWERKSSSIFTMDNITEWQAELAKELESHLPQEIPVIMNNSSTMLVIPEMNDYLQNLIASLMQHSNARPDNSTLQYDLNLYVKEILADQFQYIDKDYFIRELNRNLQISKQEIWQEMASRLDQWQKERPKEYSEQNVIPRQYSSILLKKLINQIYNTNEHQWEDNLDFATFAQGTKLLNHLTSKTWNQGTGVSPIELLQDSKYGPSTYWQCGEPQKCSWAIRFQEAIYLTRLSYMHGRFNNNLHAMNSAPKLISVYVKIAKTNGNVDARKIIALAQKFNQGQKLSLDSQFIRIGQYPYSLTDTKIRQVLPLPSWFIQLKTRVRAVVFAVDQNYGNKRYTSLKKFTVNAVTQEDLSIMESNSFQLRCSGTPEYASSSITNDIDDMKETVQGSDDVNQPHKSRCNVPAFGQDELIP